One uncultured Alphaproteobacteria bacterium genomic region harbors:
- a CDS encoding putative Protein, required for colicin V production (Evidence 3 : Function proposed based on presence of conserved amino acid motif, structural feature or limited homology) codes for MSDSLPMFDIAVLVVVLLSAVLAMLRGFTHQALSIAAWIAAIAAVVFGLPVLRPYFRAMISNTLAADGAAAAVLFIGTMIVASLIVRAISSGVRGSVLSPVDRALGFVFGLVRGGLLVVLAYIVMAWMLDLSGPPSWMKGAKTTPWIVGAADTLIGWAPDSLTGSDAAHKANAAKRTAEDAIAIDRTVKSWGAPAPKAPAGGETPQGYGEDQRREMNRLIDANR; via the coding sequence TTGAGCGACAGCCTGCCCATGTTCGACATCGCGGTGCTGGTGGTGGTTCTGCTGTCCGCGGTGCTGGCGATGCTGCGCGGCTTCACCCATCAGGCGCTGTCGATCGCCGCGTGGATCGCCGCGATCGCCGCGGTGGTGTTCGGGCTGCCGGTGCTGCGCCCCTACTTCCGCGCGATGATCTCGAACACCCTCGCCGCCGACGGCGCCGCCGCCGCGGTGCTGTTCATCGGCACGATGATCGTCGCCTCGTTGATCGTGCGGGCGATCAGTTCCGGCGTGCGCGGCAGCGTGCTCTCGCCGGTGGACCGCGCGCTCGGGTTCGTGTTCGGGCTGGTGCGCGGCGGCCTGCTGGTGGTGCTGGCCTACATCGTGATGGCGTGGATGCTCGACCTCTCCGGCCCGCCGTCGTGGATGAAGGGCGCCAAGACCACGCCGTGGATCGTCGGCGCCGCCGATACCTTGATCGGCTGGGCGCCCGACAGCCTTACCGGATCGGACGCCGCACACAAGGCGAACGCCGCCAAGCGCACCGCCGAGGACGCGATCGCGATCGACCGCACCGTGAAATCGTGGGGCGCGCCCGCCCCCAAGGCGCCCGCCGGCGGCGAAACGCCGCAGGGCTACGGCGAAGACCAACGCCGCGAGATGAACCGTTTGATCGACGCCAACCGCTAA
- the radA gene encoding DNA repair protein RadA homolog, giving the protein MAKSTTRYVCQSCGAVTAKWAGRCEVCGAWNSIAEEAAPANESPQGKALANGRAIDFVPLKGEGRPMARRETGIGELDRVSGGGLVAGSVLLVGGDPGIGKSTLLLQAAARLAQRGAKCAYVSGEEAVEQVRLRARRLGLEDAPVDLAAATNLRDIVATLDVGQPPEVVIIDSIQTMFLDTLDSAPGTVSQVRACAHELIRLAKRRGFVLFLVGHVTKEGTLAGPRVVEHMVDTVLYFEGERGHHFRILRAVKNRFGATDEIGVFEMTDSGLGEVANPSALFLAERRGNVAGSCVFAGLEGSRPVLVEIQALVAPSSLGTPRRAVVGWDSGRLSMLLAVLEARCGIAFGGHDVYLNVAGGLKIGEPAADLAVACAVLSSLSGVPAPADVAVFGEIGLSGEVRAVAQPDLRLKEAAKLGFAAALMPRRVHTGGRKAAPPEGIAPREIGHAQDIVALFPPAAERRTEEH; this is encoded by the coding sequence GTGTCAGTCCTGCGGCGCGGTGACCGCGAAGTGGGCCGGGCGCTGCGAGGTGTGCGGGGCGTGGAACAGCATCGCCGAGGAGGCGGCCCCGGCCAACGAATCGCCGCAGGGCAAGGCGCTGGCGAACGGCCGGGCGATCGACTTCGTGCCGCTGAAGGGCGAGGGCCGCCCGATGGCGCGGCGCGAGACCGGCATCGGCGAACTCGACCGGGTGAGCGGCGGCGGACTGGTGGCGGGCTCGGTGCTGCTGGTGGGCGGCGACCCCGGCATCGGCAAGTCGACCCTGCTGCTGCAGGCGGCGGCGCGGCTGGCGCAGCGCGGCGCGAAATGCGCCTACGTCTCGGGCGAAGAGGCGGTCGAGCAGGTGCGCCTGCGGGCGCGGCGCCTGGGGCTGGAGGACGCCCCGGTCGACCTCGCCGCGGCGACCAATCTGCGCGACATCGTCGCCACCCTCGACGTCGGCCAGCCGCCCGAGGTGGTGATCATCGATTCGATCCAGACGATGTTCCTCGACACCCTGGATTCCGCCCCCGGCACGGTCAGCCAGGTGCGCGCCTGCGCCCACGAACTGATCCGGCTGGCGAAGCGGCGCGGGTTCGTGCTGTTCCTGGTCGGGCACGTCACCAAGGAGGGCACCCTCGCCGGGCCACGAGTGGTCGAACACATGGTCGACACCGTGCTCTATTTCGAGGGCGAGCGCGGCCATCACTTCCGCATCCTGCGGGCGGTGAAGAATCGCTTCGGCGCGACCGACGAAATCGGCGTGTTCGAGATGACCGATTCGGGTCTGGGCGAGGTGGCGAACCCGTCGGCGCTGTTCCTGGCGGAACGGCGCGGCAACGTCGCCGGCAGCTGCGTCTTCGCGGGGCTCGAAGGCTCCCGCCCGGTTCTCGTGGAAATTCAGGCGCTTGTCGCGCCTTCCTCGCTGGGAACGCCGCGCCGTGCGGTGGTGGGTTGGGACTCGGGGCGGCTGTCGATGCTGCTGGCGGTGCTGGAGGCGCGTTGCGGCATTGCTTTTGGCGGGCATGACGTATATCTGAACGTCGCGGGCGGGCTGAAGATCGGCGAGCCTGCGGCGGATCTCGCGGTGGCCTGCGCGGTGCTGTCGTCGCTTTCGGGCGTGCCCGCCCCGGCGGACGTCGCGGTGTTCGGCGAGATCGGCCTTTCGGGGGAGGTGCGCGCGGTGGCGCAGCCGGATCTGCGGCTCAAGGAGGCCGCCAAGCTCGGCTTCGCCGCGGCGCTGATGCCGCGCCGGGTGCACACCGGCGGGCGCAAGGCCGCCCCGCCCGAGGGCATCGCGCCGCGCGAGATCGGCCACGCCCAGGACATCGTCGCGCTGTTTCCGCCCGCGGCGGAGCGCCGGACCGAGGAGCATTGA